The Coffea arabica cultivar ET-39 chromosome 1e, Coffea Arabica ET-39 HiFi, whole genome shotgun sequence genome has a window encoding:
- the LOC140016134 gene encoding uncharacterized protein — translation MKLQQLPSLQELKEVVFSMSKDSVPGSDGFGAGFYQACWSIIQNELLEAVQEFFKGVPQPRGLSSALIVLVPKEVAMPKLDVEIGHGERRTTGWNGIFLFSCSAGLGGGSNLSNFIQQLVFCAYQWGSCGVLHVFRGVRQGDPLSPALFLMVAEFLGRGLVHLFGHDGNRFFVFSRQRIPYLAFADDTLIFTRCAEDGLASLKLFFDSYQAFSSQKINPHKSSFFLPARASREHGALVALTLHFQQ, via the exons atgaagctccaacagcTGCCGTCCCTACAAGAGCTGAAAGAGGTGGTCTTCTCCATGTCAAAGGATAGTGTGCCAGGCTCGGATGGCTTTGGGGCGGGCTTCTATCAAGCTTGTTGGTCAATAATTCAAAACGAGTTATTAGAAGCGGTTCAAGAGTTCTTCAAGGGGGTTCCTCAACCCAGGGGCTTATCCAGTGCGCTGATAGTGTTAGTCCCGAAG GAAGTTGCGATGCCCAAACTTGATGTTGAAATTGGACATGGAGAAAGGCGTACGACAGGGTGGAAtgggattttcttattttcatgcTCCGCCGGTTTGGGTGGTGGATCTAATCTTTCGAACTTTATCCAACAATTGGTTTTCTGTGCTTATCAATGGGGCTCCTGCGGGGTTCTTCATGTCTTCAGGGGGGTGCGCCAAGGCGACCCGCTCTCCCCAGCATTGTTCCTAATGGTGGCAGAGTTCTTGGGTCGGGGGCTAGTCCACTTGTTTGGTCACGATGGGAATAGATTCTTTGTCTTCTCTAGGCAACGTATTCCTTATTTAGCATTTGCGGACGATACCCTGATTTTCACCCGTTGTGCCGAGGATGGGCTGGCCTCCTTGAAGTTATTCTTTGACTCTTATCAGGCTTTTTCGAGCCAGAAAATTAACCCTCACAAAAGCTCCTTCTTTCTGCCGGCTCGAGCTTCTAGGGAGCACGGAGCACTGGTGGCCTTGACGTTGCATTTTCAGCAGTAG